The stretch of DNA GTTTTGAACTATTAACAGAAATATCTAATCTGGCATTAAACCTTAAAGTTATTTTTGTTTCTGCTTACGACCATTTTGCTATAAAAGCTTTTAGATTAAACGCTATTGACTATCTGCTAAAACCAATACAAATAGATGAGTTAAAAAGTGCTGTAAATAAAGCTATTAATGATTTGGGTAAAAAACGATTTATAAATAACGACCAGATAGAAGAACTTTTTAGCAAAACCAGTTCTTATAATACAGATATGGACTTTATAGCAGTGTCCTCTCAAAAAAAGATAAACCTTGCTAAAATTGACGATATTATTTATGCTGAATCTGACGGCAGCTATACGACTTTCTTTTTAAAGGATGGTTCTACAGTGCTATCTACAAAAAATCTGGGAGAATATGAGAATAGACTTAACAAAAAACTATTTTATAGAATACATCACAGTTACCTTATAAATTTAAAGCATATTATTAATATTAGTAAAGATGGTGGCCATTATTCCAAGATGATCAATGGGAAAAATTTACCTATTTCTAAAAGAAGGATGGGTGATTTAAATAAACTTTTAAAGTTAAAATCCTAATATATTGAGCGTTCTTAAAATGATTACTAATGGGGTTTCTAACACTCTGTTTATACACATATTCTTTTTTATAAAAAGATTATTCTTGGTGCTACCAAATTTTAATGAGAAAAAATCATTTAAGAAAACCGTATTGTAGAGACCCTCCTATTTAAAGAGACATTTTGCCCAGTATGCTCCAGGTTCTTTATTATTAATACACTATTTAAAGAACCTGTAAGGCATGCTCAAAATCATATGTTTATCAGGCCTAAAGTAACTATAACACAAGTAAGCTCGGGGAACATAATTTCTTGTATAATTTTTGTTTTAGCATATTAGTGGGCTCATATTTTATATTGACTTAGCTATAGTTATTGAACAGACGAATAACGGTAAACCAAAAATACTTCTCTCTTTGTTATACCTCATGGTAACATTAAAATATTGTTGATATTTAAAAACATAGTCAATGATATGATACCAATTAAAATTAAGACATAAATGACCTTTAACTTAAAAACTTCCATTACTTATACGCTATTGAAAAATTAACAATAGAATTCCTCTGTAAAACATGAAAATAACTGCAATAAATTCATGATAGCGAAACACCATGGTGATCTATTTTTTCTTCTTTTTACGCATCATCTAGCCCTTTTTTTTATGCTACATACTTGCATGAAAATAGCTGGTAAATAATTACATATTATAAAAGAAACAGAGGTTACCAAAAGAATAAACAGAGGCAAGGTCTTAATCCCGTTTTCTTTACTTATATTCAATAAAAACATCGAACCGCTACTAAAATTTAAAATATAAAACCAAGAAAAAAATGTCGTTGCTACTCCTAAAATAATTGAAATAATGAGCGCATAAATATTAGTCTTTTTTACAAATAGACCGATTAACAATAAAGGGAAAAGAATAAATTGAAAGGAAGAAGCAAAAAAAAAGAAATAAACAGGGTCTTTCAAAAGGTCCGTCATTTTTAAAAA from Flavivirga spongiicola encodes:
- a CDS encoding LytR/AlgR family response regulator transcription factor, with product MKQIKTLLIDDEINLLDLLERYLKKHTSSSINIVGKATSKKEGIELIKKHTPELVFLDIHLSDGNGFELLTEISNLALNLKVIFVSAYDHFAIKAFRLNAIDYLLKPIQIDELKSAVNKAINDLGKKRFINNDQIEELFSKTSSYNTDMDFIAVSSQKKINLAKIDDIIYAESDGSYTTFFLKDGSTVLSTKNLGEYENRLNKKLFYRIHHSYLINLKHIINISKDGGHYSKMINGKNLPISKRRMGDLNKLLKLKS